In Fibrobacter succinogenes, a single genomic region encodes these proteins:
- a CDS encoding MATE family efflux transporter: MKKIDVKDRSLISLSWPLILTFAVSMIQPMMDSWFLSRTSETAAAGVGAMLPILGALFTALHAFSQSGASIVSQYIGAKQNSHASSTQTMVLFGSILLGIALTLVIYPLSGNIPQWMGLTEAPAEFATQFLSVVSFGFAFRALQTILTALIATHGLTIWNLIGNTLTIATNAALNVVFLEGLFGLPKMGVHGVALATALSWLISSCILWLVLKFKVHHHSKIRDWKRTRVLLPDWIRIGLPAAAEPISFQLFQVFITAMVVYIGTTAMTARVFAGNFAALSVILGVGLGSGNQILVAHLVGAHDYVKANRRVHQTLAVGIISGFLLSVAVALLGEHLLRLYTDNPEVLRLGKICLWCDVAVQPFKAVNFIVTTSLRAAGDSKFPALVGSGMMWTLGLATSLILAFVVGLGLPGLWLGMAADEFYRSFANIWRWRSGRWKSKAVV; encoded by the coding sequence ATGAAAAAGATCGACGTCAAGGACCGTTCGCTCATTAGCCTTTCATGGCCGCTAATCCTCACATTCGCCGTGAGCATGATCCAGCCCATGATGGACAGCTGGTTTTTGTCGCGCACTTCCGAAACCGCAGCCGCGGGCGTTGGCGCCATGCTTCCCATTCTCGGGGCTCTTTTCACCGCGCTCCACGCATTCTCACAATCGGGCGCCAGCATTGTTTCGCAGTACATTGGCGCAAAACAGAACAGCCACGCGAGCAGCACACAGACGATGGTCCTTTTCGGGAGCATTCTTCTCGGCATCGCGCTCACGCTCGTCATTTATCCACTTTCCGGAAACATTCCGCAATGGATGGGACTCACAGAAGCACCTGCTGAATTCGCTACGCAATTTTTAAGCGTTGTTTCATTCGGATTCGCTTTCCGCGCCTTGCAAACCATTTTGACCGCCCTCATCGCAACACACGGCCTTACCATTTGGAACCTTATCGGGAACACGCTCACAATTGCCACAAACGCCGCTTTGAACGTCGTATTCCTCGAAGGACTTTTTGGACTCCCTAAAATGGGCGTTCACGGCGTGGCCCTCGCGACCGCACTTTCTTGGCTTATTTCTTCGTGCATCCTTTGGCTTGTACTCAAGTTCAAAGTGCACCACCACAGCAAAATTCGCGACTGGAAACGTACCCGCGTTCTTTTGCCCGACTGGATCCGCATCGGCCTCCCCGCCGCAGCAGAGCCCATCAGTTTCCAGCTTTTCCAAGTGTTCATCACCGCGATGGTCGTCTACATCGGCACAACCGCAATGACCGCCCGCGTGTTCGCAGGAAACTTTGCCGCACTTTCCGTCATTCTCGGAGTCGGCCTTGGCAGCGGAAACCAGATTCTCGTGGCGCACCTCGTCGGTGCACATGACTACGTCAAAGCAAACCGTCGTGTTCACCAAACACTCGCCGTGGGCATCATCAGCGGATTCTTGCTATCCGTCGCTGTCGCGCTCCTCGGCGAACACTTGCTCAGGCTCTACACCGACAATCCAGAAGTTCTCCGCCTCGGGAAAATTTGCCTTTGGTGCGATGTCGCTGTGCAGCCGTTCAAAGCTGTAAACTTTATTGTCACCACATCGCTCCGTGCTGCAGGCGATTCCAAATTCCCAGCGCTCGTAGGTAGCGGCATGATGTGGACGCTTGGGCTTGCAACATCGCTTATCCTCGCATTCGTTGTCGGGCTCGGACTCCCCGGCCTTTGGCTTGGCATGGCCGCCGACGAATTCTACCGTTCGTTCGCCAACATTTGGCGCTGGCGTAGCGGCCGCTGGAAAAGCAAGGCTGTGGTATAA
- a CDS encoding Rpn family recombination-promoting nuclease/putative transposase, which yields MENNIVVETKNGYGEMIGEAKTFEEYKGAGVFADLLLDRTFKKAFNPDTQNKVCLIALLNAVLEGEIASPIVDVQSRNKEYSVGSNENRTSVFDLHCIDSAQRRFIIEVQILFQKNIVNRSIYYASQTIVAQGQRGKKYNYELNPVVTVVFMEFNVFADDRYIRRAKLREMNGASISETLNFAFVELPKFNKPLDELETTLDKALYALKNIKNMTQMPKQYVNTVFELLFSTAKLAKLSKEEQKMIDEAQKAKWDEYAIHKAAIDSGLQQGMEKGLKEGLAQGLAQGLAKGLAKGLAKGLAKGANQKAREIAKKMLLKNKPIEEITDFTELSEADVLAIKAALG from the coding sequence ATGGAAAATAATATTGTGGTCGAAACAAAAAATGGCTATGGTGAAATGATTGGCGAGGCAAAGACTTTCGAAGAATACAAAGGAGCTGGAGTTTTCGCGGATCTTCTTCTCGACAGAACATTTAAGAAGGCTTTTAATCCCGACACGCAAAATAAGGTTTGCCTGATTGCGCTTTTGAACGCCGTACTTGAAGGCGAAATTGCATCACCGATTGTCGATGTGCAGTCCCGTAACAAGGAATACAGCGTCGGATCGAACGAAAATCGAACTTCTGTCTTTGACTTGCACTGTATTGATTCTGCTCAGCGTAGGTTCATCATCGAAGTGCAGATTCTTTTTCAGAAAAACATAGTCAATCGTTCGATTTATTACGCCTCGCAGACGATTGTTGCTCAGGGACAACGCGGTAAAAAGTACAATTACGAATTGAATCCTGTCGTTACGGTGGTATTCATGGAGTTTAACGTGTTTGCAGATGACCGCTACATCCGCCGTGCAAAGCTTCGAGAAATGAACGGAGCTAGTATCAGTGAAACGCTCAATTTTGCATTTGTAGAACTTCCTAAGTTCAACAAGCCTTTGGATGAGCTTGAAACAACGCTTGACAAGGCGCTTTACGCTCTCAAGAACATTAAAAACATGACGCAGATGCCCAAGCAGTATGTGAATACGGTTTTCGAGCTCTTGTTTTCGACAGCGAAATTGGCTAAATTATCGAAAGAGGAACAGAAGATGATCGACGAAGCACAGAAAGCCAAGTGGGATGAATACGCAATCCATAAAGCGGCTATTGATAGTGGCTTGCAACAAGGTATGGAAAAAGGTCTCAAAGAAGGTCTCGCACAAGGTCTCGCACAAGGTCTCGCAAAGGGTCTCGCAAAGGGTCTCGCAAAGGGTCTCGCAAAAGGTGCCAATCAAAAAGCTCGCGAAATAGCAAAGAAAATGCTGTTGAAAAACAAGCCTATTGAAGAAATTACTGATTTCACTGAGCTTTCCGAAGCTGATGTTCTCGCCATCAAGGCCGCTCTCGGTTAA
- a CDS encoding fibrobacter succinogenes major paralogous domain-containing protein — protein MRKFGMNDVIASVAKQSLLAIFLAIAFVACGGDSGISANDDDVSSSSNKASSSSVIPASSSSSSQKIASSSSTFRNDVKSSSSKRSEGDPSSSSQKITSSSSAKIVSSSSVAPVSSSSKKVESSSSEYVPFDHSKTHAADWEIGENRYKTFVDPRNGRSYYYITIPGRVFKEMGANGKAIWTEDTVTVMAENLNIGKMVLGENDQNDDGEIERYCYNNDTTKCDEFGGLYQWAEMMQLPSRCNTESCADLIQENHRGICPEGWRLMTWDDYKIIENADGNEERGVAGLRSGYRFSGYNTTGFSLVGAGFRKPDGKFEYLNEKTAWFRPEEYEQDSAIRAHHGLISIYDSAPQKQHRELKVNGFSVRCVKLE, from the coding sequence ATGAGAAAGTTTGGAATGAATGACGTCATTGCGAGCGTAGCGAAGCAATCTTTGCTTGCTATTTTCCTGGCTATAGCCTTTGTCGCTTGTGGCGGCGACAGCGGTATTTCCGCGAATGACGATGATGTGTCGTCTTCTTCGAATAAAGCCTCATCGTCTTCTGTCATTCCCGCTTCAAGTAGCAGTTCTAGCCAAAAGATTGCCTCGTCGTCTTCGACTTTTCGCAATGACGTGAAGTCGTCATCCTCGAAGCGTAGCGAAGGGGATCCATCAAGTTCTAGTCAAAAGATTACTTCCTCATCGTCTGCAAAGATTGTTTCGTCGTCTTCTGTTGCTCCTGTATCGAGCTCAAGTAAAAAAGTGGAATCCTCCAGCAGCGAATATGTTCCGTTTGACCATTCCAAGACGCATGCTGCAGATTGGGAAATCGGTGAAAATCGTTATAAGACTTTTGTTGATCCTCGTAATGGGCGAAGCTATTATTACATCACTATTCCAGGGCGTGTCTTTAAAGAAATGGGTGCTAATGGTAAAGCCATTTGGACTGAGGATACTGTTACCGTCATGGCAGAAAATTTGAATATTGGTAAGATGGTTCTTGGCGAAAATGATCAGAATGATGATGGCGAAATAGAACGCTATTGCTATAATAATGATACTACAAAATGTGATGAATTTGGCGGACTTTACCAGTGGGCGGAGATGATGCAACTGCCGAGTCGTTGCAATACTGAAAGTTGTGCCGATTTAATACAAGAGAATCATCGAGGAATTTGCCCGGAAGGTTGGCGTTTGATGACTTGGGATGATTATAAAATTATAGAAAATGCAGATGGTAATGAAGAACGTGGTGTTGCAGGACTTCGTTCTGGATACCGCTTTAGTGGCTACAATACTACAGGTTTTTCCCTTGTTGGTGCAGGATTTCGAAAACCTGATGGAAAATTTGAATATTTGAATGAAAAAACAGCTTGGTTTCGCCCCGAGGAATATGAACAAGATTCTGCAATTCGTGCACATCATGGTCTTATAAGTATTTATGATTCCGCACCTCAAAAACAACATAGAGAATTGAAAGTTAATGGTTTCTCTGTTCGTTGTGTAAAACTCGAATAA
- the dnaG gene encoding DNA primase → MPFYSDEIIQELKNQADIALVIQQFLPLKKSGVNRYVGVCPFHDDHSPSMTVNSTLGIYKCFACGAGGDVFKFIQEHEKLDFKGAVEWVANFVGFALPNIGNNVNTEVLEERTMVRKLNELACAWFEEQLTLSPKALEYLNKRHVSPETRKQFHIGYAPTGREGFIGYAARNGFSPRDCVKAGLAVEKENGGIADKFRDRLMIAIQNLSGVVVAFGGRDLSDPASHNGIKLAKYMNSPETALYSKRDILFGLNHSRNAIMKENAVIIVEGYFDLISLYQSGVQNVVAASGTALTENHASILARYAKTAYLVFDGDAAGQNATRRSLEIVLPKGLSPKVFALSRPDGTKIDPDNFVNEQGPDAFRRALRTAEDWLSYLGRTMPNNSPEDRAAFITQAKTLIKSIENPELRNQYLKLVSERYSTTRSLAGIKVAHPKREKAPTAEQPAAPQVNVPWELLSPIEVRFANLLYRNPTLLDRAAEYFDMDFAASGIQIFDSPLIDEFIQSILAQYAETGAFSPRVLYESLSPQLQLFLEQLPDETWKTPNEILEFYDTLAVLTLNLCDRYKKLIPLDSEAGMRLRMQLNKFTQGIQTISKKRKLSAITPDVFAEQIIQSKTPLIELYTEINELAMNGGNTAQFNNAQFSPQAPTQFAAPTPAQPSSPQYAAPQAATAPTAVQFAAPAVQPTQFAQPEMPPEMEAPPPFDGDEQFASSEPPEEAPYDPNEEPYVPDDEPYVPDDDFGAMDDFG, encoded by the coding sequence ATGCCTTTCTACTCCGACGAAATCATCCAAGAACTCAAGAACCAGGCGGATATCGCGCTGGTCATTCAGCAGTTCTTGCCGCTCAAAAAAAGCGGTGTTAATCGATACGTCGGCGTTTGCCCTTTTCACGATGACCACTCGCCTTCCATGACCGTAAATTCTACACTCGGCATTTACAAGTGTTTTGCGTGCGGTGCTGGTGGTGATGTTTTCAAGTTCATCCAGGAACATGAAAAATTGGACTTCAAGGGCGCTGTAGAATGGGTCGCCAACTTCGTCGGTTTTGCACTCCCGAACATCGGCAACAATGTCAATACCGAAGTTCTTGAAGAACGCACGATGGTCCGCAAGCTTAACGAGCTTGCCTGCGCCTGGTTCGAAGAGCAGCTCACATTAAGCCCCAAGGCTTTGGAGTATTTGAACAAGCGACACGTTTCGCCCGAAACTCGCAAGCAATTCCACATCGGCTACGCCCCGACGGGGCGCGAAGGATTTATCGGTTATGCCGCACGCAACGGTTTTTCGCCTCGCGACTGCGTCAAGGCCGGACTTGCCGTCGAAAAAGAGAACGGCGGTATCGCAGACAAGTTCCGCGATCGCTTGATGATAGCCATCCAAAACCTCTCGGGAGTCGTTGTCGCGTTTGGCGGTCGAGACTTGAGCGACCCCGCATCGCACAACGGAATAAAGCTTGCCAAGTACATGAACAGCCCGGAAACGGCGCTTTACAGCAAGCGAGACATTCTCTTCGGGTTGAATCACAGCCGAAACGCCATCATGAAGGAAAATGCGGTCATTATCGTCGAAGGATATTTTGACCTCATCAGCCTTTACCAAAGCGGCGTGCAAAATGTCGTAGCCGCCTCGGGTACGGCGTTGACCGAGAATCACGCAAGCATCCTCGCCCGCTATGCGAAAACGGCTTACCTTGTTTTTGACGGAGACGCCGCCGGGCAAAACGCCACGCGCCGCAGTCTCGAAATTGTGCTGCCCAAAGGCCTTTCGCCAAAAGTTTTTGCGCTTTCGCGACCGGACGGCACCAAGATTGACCCGGACAACTTCGTAAACGAACAAGGCCCGGACGCCTTCAGAAGAGCGCTCCGCACCGCCGAAGACTGGCTCAGCTATCTTGGGCGCACCATGCCGAACAACAGTCCCGAAGACCGAGCCGCATTCATCACGCAGGCGAAAACGCTCATCAAGAGTATCGAGAATCCGGAACTCCGCAATCAATATTTGAAACTTGTTTCGGAGCGTTACAGCACAACGCGCTCGCTCGCGGGCATCAAGGTGGCACACCCAAAACGCGAAAAAGCGCCCACTGCCGAACAGCCCGCAGCACCACAAGTAAACGTTCCGTGGGAACTCTTGTCACCGATTGAAGTGCGCTTTGCAAATTTGCTTTATCGCAACCCCACCCTTCTCGACCGCGCCGCAGAATATTTCGACATGGACTTTGCCGCCAGCGGAATCCAAATTTTCGATTCTCCGCTGATTGATGAATTTATCCAGTCCATTCTCGCGCAGTACGCTGAAACGGGCGCGTTCTCGCCAAGAGTCTTGTACGAATCGCTTTCGCCGCAGTTGCAGCTTTTCTTGGAACAGCTCCCCGACGAAACATGGAAAACGCCGAACGAGATTCTGGAATTTTACGACACGCTTGCCGTGCTCACCCTTAATCTGTGTGACCGCTACAAAAAACTCATTCCGCTGGATTCCGAAGCGGGCATGCGTCTCCGTATGCAGTTGAACAAGTTCACGCAGGGCATCCAAACGATTTCCAAGAAGCGCAAGCTTTCCGCCATTACGCCGGACGTTTTCGCCGAGCAGATTATCCAGAGCAAAACACCGCTCATCGAGCTTTACACTGAAATTAACGAGCTTGCGATGAACGGAGGGAACACCGCGCAGTTCAACAATGCACAGTTCTCGCCGCAGGCTCCCACGCAATTTGCAGCACCAACCCCGGCACAACCAAGTTCGCCGCAGTACGCAGCCCCTCAAGCCGCGACCGCACCGACTGCCGTGCAATTTGCAGCACCCGCCGTGCAGCCCACACAGTTCGCACAACCCGAAATGCCCCCGGAGATGGAAGCCCCGCCTCCATTCGATGGCGACGAGCAATTTGCATCCAGCGAACCGCCCGAAGAAGCTCCGTACGATCCGAACGAAGAACCCTATGTCCCTGATGACGAACCCTACGTCCCCGACGACGACTTCGGAGCCATGGACGATTTCGGCTAA
- the sufC gene encoding Fe-S cluster assembly ATPase SufC, producing the protein MLSIKNLKASIEDGTQILKGINLEVKPGEVHAIMGPNGSGKSTLSKVIAGHPAYHVDGGSIELDGKNLLEMEINERANSGLFISTQYPTEIPGVNNVEFLKMALNSKRAFLGQPEMSDEDFKKLCEEKMNLLEMDERYRERGVNDGMSGGEKKRNEILQMAILDPKVSFLDETDSGLDIDALRIVANGINHIMSPEKAVILVTHYQRLLDYIKPTYVHVLRHGKIILSGGPELALKLEDQGYDWIEEAK; encoded by the coding sequence ATGTTATCCATTAAGAACCTTAAAGCAAGTATTGAAGACGGCACCCAAATCCTGAAAGGGATCAATCTTGAGGTCAAGCCGGGAGAAGTCCACGCCATCATGGGCCCGAACGGCTCCGGCAAAAGTACGCTCTCCAAAGTGATTGCAGGCCACCCCGCCTACCATGTCGATGGCGGTTCCATAGAACTCGACGGCAAGAACTTGCTCGAAATGGAAATCAACGAACGCGCCAATTCTGGCCTCTTTATCAGCACGCAGTACCCGACCGAAATTCCGGGCGTGAACAACGTGGAATTCTTGAAGATGGCGCTCAACAGCAAGCGCGCCTTCCTCGGCCAGCCCGAAATGAGCGACGAAGACTTCAAGAAGCTCTGCGAAGAAAAGATGAACTTGCTCGAAATGGACGAACGCTATCGTGAACGCGGCGTGAACGACGGCATGAGCGGTGGCGAAAAGAAGCGCAACGAAATCCTCCAGATGGCTATTCTCGACCCGAAGGTGAGCTTCCTCGACGAAACAGACTCCGGTCTCGACATTGACGCCCTCCGCATCGTGGCAAACGGCATCAATCACATCATGTCGCCCGAAAAGGCTGTGATTCTTGTGACGCATTACCAGCGCTTGCTGGACTACATCAAGCCCACTTACGTTCACGTGCTCCGTCACGGCAAAATCATCTTGAGCGGCGGCCCGGAACTCGCCCTCAAGCTCGAAGATCAAGGCTACGACTGGATTGAAGAAGCCAAGTAA
- a CDS encoding SufD family Fe-S cluster assembly protein has protein sequence MNAEFIQNLPTAEQAIARLRELGMPKRNNELWSFFPVAKIPTPEFMGTNFAASPAASPASPAENAATATASQETDFAALLPIANQARPMIREIVPGAAEMAMLKCNNDFGHTVLDIGKGAKVSLEILDNKVTHDIAAERFDINVGENADVEIFFANPACDLPLRFRHFNINQAAGANVRFSSICKDTAIGRVSVECHLKGEGANFDYRSLHVLDGEASQHSRLTIYHEAPRTTSTQLARNLLSGSARVSYDGSVIVGYDCTGVNSSQLVNTILLSEDASVSVKPVLKIYHDDVECTHGNTVGELDAEQMFYLVSRGIPKKAAQEMLMRSFAQETFLPLPDSPAKKRLMSSL, from the coding sequence ATGAACGCTGAATTTATACAGAACTTGCCCACCGCGGAACAGGCGATAGCACGCCTCCGCGAACTCGGCATGCCCAAGCGCAATAACGAACTTTGGTCGTTCTTCCCGGTCGCCAAAATCCCGACTCCGGAATTTATGGGCACGAATTTTGCGGCATCCCCCGCAGCATCCCCAGCATCCCCGGCTGAAAATGCCGCGACCGCCACGGCCTCCCAAGAAACCGACTTCGCCGCCCTCCTCCCGATTGCAAACCAAGCCCGCCCCATGATTCGCGAAATCGTGCCCGGCGCAGCCGAAATGGCAATGCTCAAGTGCAACAACGACTTTGGGCACACCGTCCTTGACATCGGCAAAGGCGCCAAGGTGAGCCTCGAAATTCTCGACAACAAGGTCACGCACGACATCGCTGCCGAGCGTTTTGACATCAACGTCGGAGAAAATGCTGACGTCGAAATTTTCTTTGCAAACCCGGCTTGCGATTTGCCGCTCCGCTTTAGGCACTTCAACATCAACCAGGCCGCAGGCGCCAACGTCCGCTTTTCGAGCATCTGCAAGGATACCGCAATTGGCCGCGTAAGCGTCGAATGCCACCTCAAAGGCGAAGGCGCTAACTTTGACTACCGCAGCCTCCATGTTCTTGATGGCGAAGCCTCGCAGCACAGCCGCCTCACAATTTACCACGAAGCCCCGCGCACTACAAGCACCCAGCTTGCCCGCAACCTGCTTTCTGGTTCTGCACGCGTAAGCTACGACGGAAGCGTCATCGTCGGTTACGACTGCACAGGCGTCAATTCGAGCCAGCTCGTGAACACGATCCTCTTGAGCGAAGATGCTAGCGTCTCCGTGAAGCCCGTCCTCAAGATTTATCATGACGATGTAGAATGCACCCACGGCAACACAGTCGGCGAACTCGATGCAGAACAGATGTTCTACCTCGTGAGCCGCGGCATCCCGAAAAAGGCCGCCCAGGAAATGCTCATGCGCTCGTTTGCACAAGAAACATTCCTACCGCTCCCGGACAGCCCCGCGAAAAAGCGGTTGATGAGCAGTCTTTAG